The Astatotilapia calliptera chromosome 8, fAstCal1.2, whole genome shotgun sequence nucleotide sequence CAAGATTATGGTGCGAGGAAAGGGCTCCATGAGAGACAAGAAGAAGGTAAACGCACCAAGTAACGCTGAAGATACGTGTGTTTTATCATCACATTTAGGACTGTTTTCGTACATCTTCACGttatcttttttaaaagtgagtctGATGTACTTTTCTCGATTTTCAGTCATCTCTATCCACAGGTTCAATGATGGGGTTAATTTTAATAGGTCATACCATTGCACCAAAAATGCAACTGCTTGGTTGGTTTCTCTTCTTTGATCTGTGAAATTCTAATTCTGGTTGCGACCTTTGAAGCTCCAACCACCTGCTGatcaaaccttctgtttctgaggggcagccaatgagAAGAAGGCTAGCTAAAAGGAGCCTTAAAGGGAGAAGAGTTAAATGAGCTGTTTAATGCAGAAGATGACCTGAAGGGTCTACATAAATAGCTAGTATAAGAAGGATTACTTTGCATGGTGAATCAGGCAAAGCTACTCTACTAGAATCTGACAGCATGGAGGTGGGAGTGAGCAAATATATTTTGGGAAATATGAATTTGAAAGACTATTGATGAAGGGAACTGGTATAGAATGATTGCACCTCCAATCTTTCCACCTCAGATCCATTGTTcacttgtttttttacatattaaagaaaatgatataacattttaacaagTGGGGCCCAGGTAGGTGGATTTTATTGCCTCGGGGCATTGCAAAGCTGgctgttttcctctcttttcagtctgcagccaatcTAAGCTTTTAGCTGTGGCAGTGATGGTATTCTCTTCATGTAACTCTGGaagaaatcaaatcaaagtgTAATAGTGTTTCATGGCAGGTTTACATTCCTTTTAGCTTGAAAGTCGACTTGGAGAAACTCTGGCTGAGGCAAGACATTACTGTCAAAGCTTCATTTTTGGTGTGTTTCCTATAGATCTTAGTTTTAGATGCTTTACAGCTCAACAATGAGATGAATCTGAAAAGCCTTTACACTCCTCCAGAGATTTAAAAACTGCTAAGACTTGCTTTGTAACTTGTTAACAGTACCTGTGATTTGGAGAAAGAATGTTTTAACCCACCACACactgaaacatggcttaaaattGTAGAAATCTATATGATATATAAGCTGAGTGAATCATCAAGCatccccatatggaaaagaaatagaaaaaccttgcatcagatgtggcctacttcatatagtgaatcatataaggcttatatgattcactCATGAAAGTGtccactttcatatattgttttagtaagtatccaaaacatacaagtttcatttatataatttttctagggatcttatatctgttttcacacaagacagatacaaactttataagatttatatatatcttttccatgtgGGTCTATATAAttctaaatgaaaaatgtttatattagtaagtgtaatttaaaaaaaatatgttattttGTGGTTTAGATGATCTTAGTGTCTAACCTTTAACGAGTAGCTTAATTTTATCCATGTTCAGCAGCATGCACGATTAGCTTCTATGTTCAGGACATTGGGGACGTGTGATAGATATAGAGAGCGAGGCTGAAGTGGACGAAGAGAGACGGGTTTTTCCAGGCCCAGAATGGGACTTCTGAGGTCGTGGGGGGGGAGAGACAACAATATACGCACATGTGGTTCATGCACAGGAGAAACAATGAGTCCTTTTTCCTtcacttcatattttatttgcatgtaaaactccaaattaaaaataccCAAATTTCCCCCTATGCAGGAAAAACCCTGACAGAGAGCAACTAGATGTAACAGTTTTGGAAATCTCGGGGCCTTACTGGGTGAAATGATTAAACTGACGCATAGTTATGCATGACTTTTTGACCACTCTGCCACATCTAGCcacaaacacagtttaatgTTTCTCCGAGACCATGATAATTGTCATCCTAACGAGCTGACGTGCACGCAGAAGCAGACGATGTATCCCATGATGGGTCAAAGAcatgaaagacagaaagaagggcggatagataaataaaatgtaggTTATATATAATTTTCTAGCTAATTGGAAAAGGCAGTGAGTTGAGATGAGTTGGCTCAGAAACTGAGAGACAGATTAAGTGGGAgcaaatctatctatctatctatctatctatctatctatctatctatctatctatctatctatctatctatctatctacctgtctgtctgtctgtctgtctgtctgtctgtctgtctgttcctTCTCTCAAACTGAGTTTTGCTGCtccatttttctttcctgtccTGGTGTTCGGTCCATCTGtcctcccttcctctccccTGGTGTCTGCTGTTGGACGGAGTCGGCTCAAGCTTTCCAAACGGCAGGTGGAGCAAGTCCAGCATTCCACCCCCCTCCCcagtcactctctctctctctctccagaaCATTCCCTACCCTGCACGCCCCTCAGTCAGAGActcacacatacagaaacacacagagacagagagggaaggAAAACAGAGACACAGTGGGAGGCAACTGGGGGAGAAGGGAGAAAGATGTTGACTTTTAGTGCTCTTCAAAAATGATACATCTCACTTGACAAAACAGCCACAGAGGACACAATCTGCCGGAATGCCACACTGAGATCTCGGAATTTCTGTTTTAACTGTAGCTGCACCTCGCAGTTATCTTCACTGGGAAAATAGTCTATTTATAATTTGTAATATCTGGCAGTcaattctgaaaaacaaaattacgATTCTGCTGTCGCGTTAGAAGTTGTGTGAAGCTTCACTCAGAGGATTAGCTCTGAAGGACAAGCTTGCTCATTCTTTCCTCGGAGTTAGATGATGAGATTGCTATCACTTTCATTTCTGTATAACAAATTTGAAACTGAAGAGGGTTCACTTATCTTGGCATGAAGACTGAAAGGAAAGAAGCAAGCCTGGCAACTAAACTGTGCATAGTCAAGAAATGTTTCCTCACATAAGCCACGAATTTGCCATTTTGTCAAacttttgttgtttggtttgttaCTCGGCGGATTTTGTTATTCTAGGCTCGACCCAGATCGCTTGTTTCCCTCCCCTTGCACTACACTGCGAGTGTcgtgtctgcttgtttattCAAGTTGCTGCAAACAATGTGCTGCTCCTCTATGCACCGCTGTGCTTGAAGCTAAGGctaacatcaacaacaacaatggcAAACCAAAGCAtttgaaaaaaggaaatttGTACTGACAGAGTTGCTGGAGGAAAAGTTGTAGGCAAAGCTGTAGCGGTTGATGCTGGGGGCGGACGTGAATTTCCACAGCAGTCCCATTCACatgctgttttatttagttGAAAACCAAGAATGTTCCTGTCAGACTTGAGTGGAAAAGATCTCTGGTGAACCATGAATGCCTAAGAAAAATCTGAAACCTTTGCTCAGATATTTTAGTCTAGACCAAGGGTATCAAACATGCAGCCCGGGGGCCAGAAGCAGTCCATCAAAGGATCTAATTTGGTCCAATAGGTGGATTTGCAAAGTCTGAAAAATAGTTGGAAGTTCAGCAAAGATACTTACTACACAGGAGAAGGAACCTGCTGTGTGAAAGTAAAGAGTATGTGTATCTGCAAATAAGTTGTGTAAATCTTAAAAAGTACACTAGTATTGTTGCAAGTGAAGAGTTTGTGGCTCTCCACTGTAATCTCTTAATTTCTTATCCACACAGAGTAAGTATAGGCTTACATGTGGAGTTGAACTGAAATCGCACCTTGTCTTATGACATCTCATGCTGCTCATCATCCATTTTCTAAATGGATCActtattaaatgtgaaaattattAACCAAGATCTATGTCTTGCTTTGTCTGgcagatttttaaaagaatGGGGTCAGTGTTCAGCTTTTAGGAGGAAATCTCCAGAATGTACTTATTTACATCactaaagaaagagaaaactttGGAGTGTCAGAGTTCTggtattttcttttaataaataaagttttaatgtaatgtttttacTAGTATGGCTGACCGAATCACCCAACAGATTTTGCCAACCCAGGTGTCCATGTGAGGCTGACGATAACAAGCTTATTCCCAAACAGACTTTCTTCAAATTGCTTGAATTACATGATAGGAAATTGCAATTCACCGTTTTCAGTTACATGACTGGCGCCTGTTCCAACATACTGGACACACTCCATTAAACTCCAACACAAGCCTGTTGGTTTTTCCATCTGTTGTGAGCCTTAAATATTTAGATGATCTtcccaaaaaataaaagatgtgtAAACAAACTGCAAGTTTTGGGTACCTGCAATCCATATACTGCATCTGTCACAGCATTTCACTAAAAGCTGTGAAGTCTGTGCCAGAGCTCAGCATTTGCAGTGTTTTACATATGTGTTGTGGGTTATACCTTCTTTTGGAAGAACAGCAGTTTTACGTACAGTTTATTCAATCTGAGCCAACATTTATGACATTTGGGAGATGAGACAGGAAAAGGACTTGTTCCTTGTCAAAGCAATAGTAAGGACTAGTTAAGGGAAGCATGCCATCTAACATGGATTGGTTGTTGTTAGATTGAGAGTCATTGTTCTGGGGCATTAAAAACAAGGCAGTAATATTTTGAAAAGGTTACATGACGTTTTTTAATCAAAACCCATGTCTGATGTCGGTTTTAATGACCCACCATTGACAGAGTTGCTGTGATCAATTGGTTTGCATAGCTGCACTCTGCTCTTCCCTATCAGTTGCGAAAAAAACGAGTAGCTCATTAGTGCATCCGAAAAACCGGCTATCGGGCATTTAGGCAAAACAAAGCTGGTAAAAAAATAACTCGGGCAGTGTAAGAAAGCTTTGTGTTGCCCTCCAGGTGGGCCCTTGTATAAtgatgtgtcacatgaaaaCTATGAATTATCTGTAACACACAAAAGCAGATAATGGAGCTATTTGGAACACAGATGCATCCAAAACATGTGTGTAACCAGGTTTACCAGGAAACCGACAAATGCAATCAGCTGCAGTGTCGTTGGTGTTTTACTTGACAACGACTTCATAAGCGTTGATTTATTAGTCATTTCACTATCAGTTTTAACGAAGTGACAGAGCAGGGAGAAGGGAAGAAAGGAGGTGTTAAAGACAAAAGAGATTTAGGGAGATGTTACACAAAAACTCGAGAGtgcaaaaccttcagttcagttcaatgcAACACCAATCTTGTGTAACCACTGAAGAACAGCACGTTGTTCCACGAGTTTGATACGCCTCCCGAGTTGCATTAGACAACCTTGAGCCTTGTGTGTAGTTTGAGGGCGAACCAGAACCAGAgccaaagaagaaagaaaagtgaaaatccTGTTCCCTCTCCGTAGCAAAAGGACCGAGGTTGTGTGTGGTGCATTCAAAaaagagcttcttttttttcttaaactgtttgtgtgtttcaggaggAGATGAACCGAGGGAAGCCCAACTGGGAGCACCTCAGCGAGGACCTCCACGTCCTGATCACAGTGGAGGACACACACAACCGCGCCAAGATCAAACTCCAGCGGGCCATCAACGAGGTCAAGAAACTTCTCGTGCCCGCTGTGAGTATCAGTATAGCGTTTTACGTACAGAACCGAGGGAAAAACTGTGTGACTGGATCAGAGTTCGCTGTGTTGGTATGCATGGAAGGGGGAAGGGGGATTGTCAGaccaaaagtgtgtgtgtatatgtgtgtgtttgtgcctttttttgtgtgtgtctctgtgtgtatgagAGAGTATGTGTAAAGGGTTAGGGTAATTAGGGAACACGCATAAAGGGGTTTCCATGGAAACCCCGGGTTGTTTGAAAGGCTGAGGGAATGAATGGAGAGTCTGTTCACTCGTTCTCCCCACTCCATCACTGCTTTCACTCGTTCACAACTCACTTCATTCCCAACTACTGGCTACAGTATTCCTTTTTctccatgttttttctttttttttttgtccacacaAGAGAACATTTTGATTGCACTCCTCAACATTTCTCACATTCCCCAGCCCACCTACTGCCCCCCTACAGACTCACATAAACGTACACAGTGATCACACTGGAACATTGCGCACACACGGGCATAtagacacagggacacacacaccaatACTCTAAATTATCCCGTGTTTGACACATAACCACAAAGGCACATATTTCGAAATCACAAAGCCTTTCCTTTTTCATCTCTGCATTATTTGCAACAATAGAAACAGAATGAAAAGCCCAGCGGGAGGGGGGGGGATCTATTGCAGCAATCAGCCGTCACTTCCCGTTCAGTCACAGCACGGTACACGCCAGCCCTCAGCTTTAAAGTATGTGAGGAGTGTGTGAAGGCAGTCAGGAGCTAAAACACCTGTTAATCTATGgttgtgcatgtatgtgtgtttgtgtgcaggatAACGTCAATGATATGTGTTAGTTTAACCCAGCTGACCTTCCTCTCGAAATGTAAATCAGTCAAGCTTTTCACCACGCTGTAACTAGAGCTAAGAAGCTAGCGTCGCTGACACTGAATATGTCTTGTGTGGTGGGGCGGCTATGTTCAAGGTCTGCTCGGCTTCGTCACAGGCAGTGTTTAAGATCCCCGACGTTTTTCCCTTTAGAAAACATTTAGCATACTGTAAGATTTGATGACTTCTTGAAGGGAATCTGACAaaagttcattcatttgcttGTGAATTGGTCAGTGACAGTCATGGCTAAGGAAGCTGATTGTGCTGCTCTGCTTGCATGTGCTGGTGTAGGCTGAGGGGGAGGACAACCTGAAGAAAATGCAGCTGATGGAGCTGGCCATTCTCAATGGGACCTACAGAGACGCCAATGTCAAGACGCGTAAGGATGACATCATAGATACATGTGGAGGAGGGTTGGTGGGTGACAAAGGAAGGGTCTTGGTACAGGAGTCCACTGTATATATGAACAATGCCTCTGTTTCTCCTTTTAAATAGACTGTTTGTTctcccttcttcttctctgtctaTTGTATGTGCACTTTGTGTGCGCTCACATGTGGGTGTGTGCTCAgatttttcattattatatgtttgtgtgctttACAGCCACCGCTGCCTTTCCTCTAGCGACCCCTCAGGCGCCTCGGATCATCACAGGCCCGACGCCCGTCCTGCCCCCCACCCTGCGCAACCCCGCCCCTGTCACCACACCTACACTCATGCCTCTGATCCGTCAGATCCAGAGCTCCACTCTCGTGCCGGGAGCCAATCCACATCCGGCGCTGGTGCAGCAAGGGCCCGAATCTGGAATCATCTACACGCCCTATGAGTATCCCTACACACTCACGCCCTCCATATTGGAATACCCGATTGACTCAACTGGAGTATTAGGTATATAAAAATGGAAAGTCCTGCACTGTCATGCGTAGTCAATGGATGTATTATGAGAACTGGATACTGGACTCCAATAAAAGTTTCTTACCAAAcattagaaaagaaaatccttCCGTAAGGGTTTCTTTTCCTTGCCCTTCCCATTTACCCCCAAAATTTCACACTGAAATACTGAACAGGGCCACAGCAAAGTTCTGCACTAGCATCACCAAACCTACATTTATAGATTTGTGGTTAGCAGAGTCATATAAAAGTgcacattattattttactacatttaatttaaagataAGATTATCACAGTGTAGCTCACCGTGCAGTGCTGTCAGAGGTGCTGCTTGGGGCTCCCGGCCCCAGGGCTGACGAACTTTAAACTACAGCAATGGAAATGTGCATCCTTTATGATGACAGTAGGAGAGACCTGACCTCCCTAACAGGGCCTCTCCTGACTCCACTCACTCCCCTTCTACTGTGGCACGCATGAATCTGTTTAAACAACCCTACTAACGACTCAACGAAAGTGTCCCTCAGAATATAATGCTAATTGCTAGTCTAGCTTTAACGCTGGTTAACGGACACTTAAATAACATAACTTCCTCAAGCatcaaataatttgttttgtttactttgaTGTTTGCCATTTGTTATCGTAGCTAGCAGAGCAGCCTGGTGTGTCCAGATCTGCTGGCCATGACGTGACAGTTGAATGTGAGTTGGGAAGTCTGTTTACAATTTACTTGTTAATGTAGCCTGCAGGCTAGATGAACGTAGAAGCTAATAGTTACAGTATTAAAACGTCATAATCAGTCAGCTTGGTGctgttgcaaaaataaaaattagattAATGTGTTACCTGTTTGTTTTACAGGACTGCTGTTGGTGTTGTATCAGATTATTTAGTTGGAGAGGCCCTGTTGTGAAATTTTGTCCAAGGGCTAAAAAGATTCTATAATCGCCACTGGACACTATCACTATACAGTTACAATACAGCAATTGTACCAATCTTGATGCATTTCAAGGCAGTTAACTACGATAAATCATGATAACTGTGTTTCTAAACCCTTTCAAAAGATAAAAAGCaggaataaattatttattctctgcACTTTAGCGACAAAGTTTTCAGTTTAACTTAATTAAAGGGCCCAGTTTGCCACAGGGACAAATTGGTTACCATATCCAGTTCTTGTAATACATCCACAGCATATATAGATGCATGCAGAAGCTCATTGCTGGGCTAACAGTCCCTTCTCCCTGTGTTTTTGCAGGTATGGCTTTCCCAACCAAAGGCTAAGCGATAGCAACCCTTCCTAGCACACACACGGACtggcttgcagagacccctcctcccctttcctcttcctctccctcccatCCTCCTACACACTTATCCCACAGAGCAAACATGCAAAGTTTGCTTATACTTTAGGATGACAGATTCCTCAACAGTCATTATGTAGTCAAGTGTCCATTCCTGTTAATTTCCTCTTTGTATTAGCACACTAGTGTTGTGGTGTGACAgctatttaactttttttaatagTTCAGCTTCCGCTTGTAATTTTTTAACCTATTTTAGTGAACCCATAGATATTTTAGAGCTGCTGTTTGTGATTTAACCTATGTTAAAGCTTATTTTGATCACAGAGCTATATAGAGTGACTTTGCTTACAGCTGATGTTGAATCTACTAGTGAAGCTTAATGAGAAATTAGTGGTTTggtttaatattttctttagagAACAGAAgaccacaaaacaacaaaagattCTCTCTCTTAGAAGCGAGATGTGTTTGACTTATTTTCACCCTCAGCCTTGAACACTTTGTAAATTCCTGGTTTCACTGATGTTGGTGCCATGGGTGGACTGTCTGATGTCTTTCTGATGAGTAACCTTCTGTGTTCTGTTTTGGCGATGCCAATGGCTGTTAGCAGGTGCCATGACCACTAAGGTACGACGCCACGACAAGAGAATCCATCCTTACCAAAGGGTAGTGACCACAGACAGAGGTTAGTTagctcaccagccactttatgtgtatgtgtatctgtatgtgtgagtgttagCGTGTGTGCATGCAGACCAATGGACCAATTTCAGTTTACATGTGTCTGTAATATGGCATGCCTAAATAAGAAGTAACTGTGTCAGGCGAAAAGGTCACAATGTGAAACAGTATTTGTTGCAGTGAAAGTGAAATAAGTGAGCGGATTGGGAGGAACCATGTTAGGGGTGACAGCTGCAGCGGTTATCTGTGCTCGCCTGTTAACTTAAACTGGATGGCTCTCAGGCCGGGAACCTCTCAATTAGAATGGATCGTTCCATTCATGTGACTCGGTCCTTGTGACTCTAGATTCGGAGTCCTCTCTcagaaacttttattttttttttgttgttgttgtttatctcTTCAGTACTACTTTTGACCCTGCAAATACTGTGGGAAACATATTTATACCCAACTTCATTCCACTAGATTccacagatatttttttattactgatGAAATCCTGTGTTACGCCCACTTACTACATGACACTTAAAcggattttctttcttctaaagATCTTTCAATTCATGGCGATCTTTAGTTTTTACTACTAAAACACAGCGTGTGATAACTACTGAAGTCTGTGTTACAAGCTCTTTTGTACGAAATACTGTTGTTTGTGGTCTTATCGGTCGCCCACTGGACTTTATCATTGGGGCTGTTTAcatctttcatttatttcctaGCCAGAGTGGTGCTGTTACCATGTATTTAGCTGCAAAATAAATTTGTATATAGGGATTTTAAGTAAGGATTTAAGTGCTTATATAAAGCTTATGGAACAAGATCGCTTGGAAAtacttgtagtttgtttttgtttgttttttagtttgtaaatttttatttttgtttttatggtatGCTTTTTATAGATGAAGTGTCTCCATGTAAAACTTTATTCAAAGTGTGTAGCTACTACTGTTTTAGTCACCGCGAAGGTGGCAATGAAGGCAGTGTTttgctctgtgtatttaagatGAGGTGACCTTCTCGATTCACGGGCCTCGTGACTGTTTTATGCAATAGAAATGGACTTAGCTAGCTacaatatatgtgtgtgtgagcggtGGCGCTCTTGTTGTACACAATGgacaaaaaaacactaaaaggcAATAAAGATgactattgaaaaaaaaacaacatctctAAGGAAAACCAAAGCCTCTAAATTCTTGCAGATAGACTTGTCTATTGTGAAACTGTTTCTTAAGTCCCTCTAAAATCACCATCTCTTAACCTCTCattgctgtctcttacggtgccTCTTTGCTTACTGTAGTTTTTAGGCGCTCTTCTAATACTTCATAGCAAATGGATCAAACCATAATCAATAATCAGTTAATCACCAAGATCTTATGCCTGCTGCTAAACATGAGCTCCACTTGTGAGTAAATGAAAGTTTTTCTGAGGCCTGAGCACTTTTTTCCTTGGACATAAAGGTCACTCTCTCACCCACATGAAACCATGCCGTCTCCCTCTCTGTCCATGGTttcactgtctgtctgtgctaGACGTAGCCCAGCTAGCATGAGTAGTATCACTATAGCAGCAGTCTCATGACAGGAGGGGCGCCTCCTAAACCTCAGCCCTGCTAACGCATTCATGAGCACATGTGAGCATTGCTAACCAGCCATTCCTTATGTCAACACCCAGAGGTTGATGTAAGTTTGCGCGAATGGTTATGCGGAGCTCATGAAGGTGTTGTGCAGCTCTTGTGTAATGCGCCTCCTGCTGTGTGACTGCAGTAGATCTGCCTTGTTGTCATCCCGACGCCACTAGCTGACACTAATCTCTCttctatctttttttctttttatgtcccCCCTTTTATGTGccctttttgtttcctttccacGTCTGTCCGTCTCTGTCCGTCTAACTCTAGCTGCCACGGCAACTAACCCATGACCCCTTGACCTTCTGACCTTTCCGTCCACTGATGACCCACCCATCTCTGCCCGCTGGCGCGCTCATTGGCCCGCGGCCCTGCCACTCCCCCAAGCTCAGCCAACCAGAGACCAGAACATTGGGAGCAACCCAGCTGCTTCTGTTTAACCAACCAACCAGACGACAGCGATCATGGGAATAAACCTCAGGACCCCGCCCATCACCGAGTCCTAACCCAAACTTTACCAAACGTGCCTTCTTCCGATAGCCCAAAGCCAGTCGAAATTACAACCTTAAGCAGTAGACTTTACTGAGGATGGGCCACAAACTGGTGAAGGGCTCCTAAATAACCCCCGGCTGTGCCACACTGTCTCTCTGAGCTGCCATGCCTTCAGTCCATTTgatgcaataataataacatggtAACTAAACTGATAATGGTGATACTTATCCAGCACAGAAACCCTCCATAAATACTAAACTGACGGAGATATGTTGGTgttttgatacatttttttcctcagcGGGCACCTCTCTTACCTTATTCACATTATAACATTTATAATTCATTTACAAATGCTCACGTATTGTCATGCTTTCCTTTTAAAAAGACGGTTCCAGATATGCATTTGACAGGTCAGATACTGCACAGCACGTACCGTCAAAAATGTCTCTTACTTCCTCTTGGTAACACATAAAATGCCAACGtggagctttttaaaaaaaacttctttcATTATAAAGCGACAGGTGCTCGATGGGGAAAAAGAACAAACTGGAATCCAAAATGCCAAAGTATCTCTGAGTGTTTCCTAATAGGTAACGTGTCTTTATACTGAGACGACGCATACAGGACGAATGCCAAGCCTGTGCAGTATGAATACACACATAAAGGGGAGGGAAGGTTGAACTCCTTTTGTCAAATTCTCGAGGACTTACACAACgatgccttttttttctccacactaCAGTATTCAGCGAGCTTGAACAACAGTGCCTTTATTTATTGAGAGCAATGGAACAATGTTACACCTAAATCTTTTACTATGGCATCATGGCATTGTGCCCAGCTTGGTATTATATCATCTCCATTTTTACGACTTTACATCCACGGCTCTTCTCAATTCAAATTACGGTGCcaagagaataaataaaaataataaaaggtgGCTCATTTGAATTAGAAGTGCAGCGCAGTATCGAAGCTACGTCTGAAATGTTTATGTGAGGTTCGGACGCCTCCGTAGAACAGTGTTACATtttatgtctttgttttattgtttctttcgGGTGATTGTGCTGCTGGAGATGAAGTCGTCCTTATGTCTctgcatgtgttgttttttttgttttttttcgagGGTGTGGTACGGTTTTacaaacacgcgcacacacacacacaagccaagTGATGCCTTGATATAAGAGAAAACATGCATTCGTAACATCTGTAACAAGtttataatgtatttttatatcCTATTTTGTACGTGAAAATAACATTAAATGACCTTTTCAGATGAGAACATTATGCCTTATTATGGAGAATAATTTGATAACTATCACTATCCTTCATGTGTCATAAGTAATCTTGTCACAATGTCCTGATAAACTGGAGTCTCTGATGTTCTCTGTATTAACTTGAGCCTCCTTTGCTTGCCTTCTGTGCCTTTTTGTATACTATGAGTGTGACAATTAACAGTGTAGTACAACATTAATCTACTCTTCAGTGCCAAGTGTAGGTTACTAACTGTTACCACTTCTGTGATTATTAACCTCTTTAATGGTATCTGTCtctgccttttaaaaaaaaatacatgtgtgtctaaaaagaattaaaatgaaaacaggaagaTACGTGTTGAACGATgatcttttaacttttaaagtATTCTGAGCAGAAATAACTCTTTGTAAACGATTAAACTCATAGTTATAAAACTAACAAACTTTGTTgctttttctctgtagcacttaaTTATGCAAATCGGCTTCCTTTCCGCATACTAATCACAAAACACTCCTCAGATTCAC carries:
- the qki2 gene encoding protein quaking-B isoform X6, yielding MVGETEVKERPKSNPDYLMQLMNDRKVMSSLPNFSGIFTHLERLLDEEIGRVRKDMYNDTLNGGMFNGRDMEELPEAVGPVAQLQEKLFVPVKEYPDFNFVGRILGPRGLTAKQLEAETGCKIMVRGKGSMRDKKKEEMNRGKPNWEHLSEDLHVLITVEDTHNRAKIKLQRAINEVKKLLVPAAEGEDNLKKMQLMELAILNGTYRDANVKTPTAAFPLATPQAPRIITGPTPVLPPTLRNPAPVTTPTLMPLIRQIQSSTLVPGANPHPALVQQGPESGIIYTPYEYPYTLTPSILEYPIDSTGVLGMAFPTKG
- the qki2 gene encoding protein quaking-B isoform X5, whose amino-acid sequence is MVGETEVKERPKSNPDYLMQLMNDRKVMSSLPNFSGIFTHLERLLDEEIGRVRKDMYNDTLNGGMFNGRDMEELPEAVGPVAQLQEKLFVPVKEYPDFNFVGRILGPRGLTAKQLEAETGCKIMVRGKGSMRDKKKEEMNRGKPNWEHLSEDLHVLITVEDTHNRAKIKLQRAINEVKKLLVPAAEGEDNLKKMQLMELAILNGTYRDANVKTPTAAFPLATPQAPRIITGPTPVLPPTLRNPAPVTTPTLMPLIRQIQSSTLVPGANPHPALVQQGPESGIIYTPYEYPYTLTPSILEYPIDSTGVLASRAAWCVQICWP
- the qki2 gene encoding protein quaking-B isoform X1 produces the protein MVGETEVKERPKSNPDYLMQLMNDRKVMSSLPNFSGIFTHLERLLDEEIGRVRKDMYNDTLNGGMFNGRDMEELPEAVGPVAQLQEKLFVPVKEYPDFNFVGRILGPRGLTAKQLEAETGCKIMVRGKGSMRDKKKEEMNRGKPNWEHLSEDLHVLITVEDTHNRAKIKLQRAINEVKKLLVPAAEGEDNLKKMQLMELAILNGTYRDANVKTPTAAFPLATPQAPRIITGPTPVLPPTLRNPAPVTTPTLMPLIRQIQSSTLVPGANPHPALVQQGPESGIIYTPYEYPYTLTPSILEYPIDSTGVLVPSPCVFAAGAMTTKVRRHDKRIHPYQRVVTTDRAATATNP
- the qki2 gene encoding protein quaking-B isoform X3 is translated as MVGETEVKERPKSNPDYLMQLMNDRKVMSSLPNFSGIFTHLERLLDEEIGRVRKDMYNDTLNGGMFNGRDMEELPEAVGPVAQLQEKLFVPVKEYPDFNFVGRILGPRGLTAKQLEAETGCKIMVRGKGSMRDKKKEEMNRGKPNWEHLSEDLHVLITVEDTHNRAKIKLQRAINEVKKLLVPAAEGEDNLKKMQLMELAILNGTYRDANVKTPTAAFPLATPQAPRIITGPTPVLPPTLRNPAPVTTPTLMPLIRQIQSSTLVPGANPHPALVQQGPESGIIYTPYEYPYTLTPSILEYPIDSTGVLAGAMTTKVRRHDKRIHPYQRVVTTDRAATATNP
- the qki2 gene encoding protein quaking-B isoform X4, giving the protein MVGETEVKERPKSNPDYLMQLMNDRKVMSSLPNFSGIFTHLERLLDEEIGRVRKDMYNDTLNGGMFNGRDMEELPEAVGPVAQLQEKLFVPVKEYPDFNFVGRILGPRGLTAKQLEAETGCKIMVRGKGSMRDKKKEEMNRGKPNWEHLSEDLHVLITVEDTHNRAKIKLQRAINEVKKLLVPAAEGEDNLKKMQLMELAILNGTYRDANVKTPTAAFPLATPQAPRIITGPTPVLPPTLRNPAPVTTPTLMPLIRQIQSSTLVPGANPHPALVQQGPESGIIYTPYEYPYTLTPSILEYPIDSTGVLGAMTTKVRRHDKRIHPYQRVVTTDRAATATNP
- the qki2 gene encoding protein quaking-B isoform X2, with the protein product MVGETEVKERPKSNPDYLMQLMNDRKVMSSLPNFSGIFTHLERLLDEEIGRVRKDMYNDTLNGGMFNGRDMEELPEAVGPVAQLQEKLFVPVKEYPDFNFVGRILGPRGLTAKQLEAETGCKIMVRGKGSMRDKKKEEMNRGKPNWEHLSEDLHVLITVEDTHNRAKIKLQRAINEVKKLLVPAAEGEDNLKKMQLMELAILNGTYRDANVKTPTAAFPLATPQAPRIITGPTPVLPPTLRNPAPVTTPTLMPLIRQIQSSTLVPGANPHPALVQQGPESGIIYTPYEYPYTLTPSILEYPIDSTGVLVPSPCVFAGAMTTKVRRHDKRIHPYQRVVTTDRAATATNP